In Streptomyces venezuelae, the sequence CCTTGCCGCCGGAGAACAGGATCACCGGCTTCTCGAACTCGCCCGCCACCTCACGGAAGATGTGCACGGCCTCCGACTCAAGGGCGTCGAGGTGCGACAGCGCGTACGGCGCGTCCGTCTCGTCGTGGACGTGTGCGACGGTCGTCGTCATGCCAGACCCCTCTCGGTGAGCAGCGCGTGCAGGGCCGAGGCCGACTCCTGCACGGTCTGCGTGTGCGACTCGATGCGGAGGTCCGGGGACTCCGGTGCCTCGTACGGGTCGTCGACCCCGGTCAGACCGGAGATCTCGCCCGCCGCCTGCTTGGCGTACAGGCCCTTGACGTCACGTTCCGAGCAGACCTCGACCGGGGTGGCCACGTGGACCTCCAGGTACGAGGTGCCCTCGGCGGCGTGCCGCTTGCGGACGGCCTCCCGGCTGTCCGCGAACGGTGCGATCACCGGCACCAGCGCCTTGACCCCGTTGCTCGCGAGGAGCTCGGCGACGAAGCCGATCCGCTGCACGTTGGTGTGGCGGTCCTCGCGGGTGAAGCCCAGCCCCGCGGAGAGGAACTCGCGGATCTCGTCCCCGTCGAGCACCTCCACCCGGTGGCCCTCGCCGCGCAGCCGCTCGGCCAGCGCGTAGGCGATGGTGGTCTTGCCCGCGCTCGGCAGCCCGGTCAGCCACACGGTGGCGCCCTGGTCGCTCACGC encodes:
- the cysC gene encoding adenylyl-sulfate kinase, coding for MSVSDQGATVWLTGLPSAGKTTIAYALAERLRGEGHRVEVLDGDEIREFLSAGLGFTREDRHTNVQRIGFVAELLASNGVKALVPVIAPFADSREAVRKRHAAEGTSYLEVHVATPVEVCSERDVKGLYAKQAAGEISGLTGVDDPYEAPESPDLRIESHTQTVQESASALHALLTERGLA